Proteins encoded by one window of Micromonospora coxensis:
- a CDS encoding YraN family protein, translating to MTKRNQAVGAYGERCALRHLIGAGLRPVARNWRCPDGEIDIIAWDGAVLAFCEVKTRRTGDYGTPAEAVVPRKARRLRGLAARWLAESGVDADEVRFDVLAVRLPAAGPALVEHLKGAF from the coding sequence ATGACGAAGCGGAACCAGGCGGTCGGCGCGTACGGCGAGCGGTGCGCCCTGCGCCACCTCATCGGGGCGGGGCTGCGTCCGGTCGCCCGCAACTGGCGCTGCCCGGACGGCGAGATCGACATCATCGCCTGGGACGGTGCGGTGCTCGCCTTCTGCGAGGTGAAGACCCGGCGCACCGGCGACTACGGCACCCCGGCGGAGGCGGTCGTGCCGCGCAAGGCCCGGCGGCTTCGGGGTCTCGCCGCCCGGTGGCTGGCCGAATCCGGGGTCGACGCCGACGAGGTCCGCTTCGACGTGCTGGCCGTTCGGCTGCCCGCGGCGGGCCCCGCGCTGGTCGAGCATCTCAAGGGCGCGTTCTGA
- a CDS encoding diadenosine tetraphosphate hydrolase gives MTGDWRDDRVGAALRGENPTVLRRLTAGFAVLGDVQFLPGYCVLISDDPAADRLADLPRERRLAFLADLDLLGEAVHRVCARRDPAFRRVNYEILGNLDAFLHAHVRPRYDWEPAELRRGPATAYPVEVWRDPAHALGPRHRELRALLTAELDALTADHH, from the coding sequence ATGACGGGCGACTGGCGGGACGACCGGGTCGGGGCGGCGCTGCGTGGCGAGAACCCGACCGTGCTGCGGCGCCTCACCGCCGGGTTCGCGGTGCTCGGCGACGTCCAGTTCCTGCCCGGCTACTGCGTCCTGATCAGCGACGATCCGGCCGCCGACCGGCTGGCCGACCTGCCCCGGGAGCGCCGGCTGGCCTTCCTCGCCGACCTGGATCTGCTGGGCGAGGCGGTCCACCGGGTCTGCGCGCGCCGCGACCCGGCCTTCCGCCGGGTCAACTACGAGATCCTCGGCAACCTCGACGCCTTCCTGCACGCCCACGTGCGCCCCCGCTACGACTGGGAGCCGGCCGAGCTGCGCCGGGGCCCGGCCACCGCGTACCCGGTCGAGGTGTGGCGCGACCCGGCGCACGCGCTCGGGCCCCGCCACCGGGAGCTGCGCGCCCTGCTCACCGCCGAGCTGGACGCGCTGACGGCCGATCACCACTGA
- the rpsB gene encoding 30S ribosomal protein S2 translates to MAVVTMRQLLESGVHFGHQTRRWNPKMKRFIFTERNGIYIIDLRQTLDYIEKAYDFVRNTVAEGGSILFVGTKKQAQEAIAEQATRVGQPYVNHRWLGGMLTNFQTVYKRLQRMKELEALGDLSGTAAGYTKKETLQLFREKTKLTKTLGGLRDMQKLPAAIWVVDTKKEHIAVDEARKLGIPVIAVLDTNCDPDEVDFPIPGNDDAIRSAELLTKVVAAAVADGLIARSGRRRGGDEKPEAGQVGADEPLAEWERELLEEPKKADEQPAAEQQPAEQPATAAAE, encoded by the coding sequence ATGGCCGTCGTGACCATGCGCCAGCTGCTGGAGAGCGGTGTCCACTTCGGGCACCAGACCCGGCGCTGGAACCCGAAGATGAAGCGCTTCATCTTCACCGAGCGCAACGGTATCTACATCATCGACCTGCGCCAGACCCTCGACTACATCGAGAAGGCGTACGACTTCGTGCGCAACACGGTGGCCGAGGGCGGCAGCATCCTCTTCGTCGGCACCAAGAAGCAGGCCCAGGAGGCCATCGCCGAGCAGGCGACCCGGGTCGGCCAGCCGTACGTCAACCACCGCTGGCTCGGCGGCATGCTGACCAACTTCCAGACGGTGTACAAGCGGCTGCAGCGCATGAAGGAGCTGGAGGCCCTGGGTGACCTGAGCGGCACCGCCGCCGGTTACACCAAGAAGGAGACCCTGCAGCTGTTCCGCGAGAAGACCAAGCTCACCAAGACCCTTGGTGGCCTGCGGGACATGCAGAAGCTCCCGGCCGCGATCTGGGTGGTCGACACCAAGAAGGAGCACATCGCCGTCGACGAGGCCCGCAAGCTGGGCATCCCGGTGATCGCCGTGCTCGACACCAACTGCGACCCGGACGAGGTCGACTTCCCGATCCCGGGCAACGACGACGCGATCCGCTCGGCCGAGCTGCTGACCAAGGTCGTCGCCGCCGCCGTCGCCGATGGTCTGATCGCCCGCTCCGGTCGCCGCCGTGGCGGCGACGAGAAGCCCGAGGCGGGTCAGGTCGGCGCCGACGAGCCGCTGGCCGAGTGGGAGCGCGAGCTGCTCGAGGAGCCGAAGAAGGCCGACGAGCAGCCGGCGGCCGAGCAGCAGCCGGCCGAGCAGCCGGCGACCGCCGCCGCGGAGTGA
- the tsf gene encoding translation elongation factor Ts, whose product MSNFTAADVKKLRDLTGAGMMDCKKALTEAEGDFDKAVEILRVKGAKDVGKRAGRTAANGLVAHSGQALLELNCETDFVAKNDAFIALAQQLVEHGERSGVSNAEELLASELDGRTVADLIQEQSAKIGEKLVLNRFAKLEGSTAVYLHRKSQDLPPAVGVLVQYSGKTDEAGDADARAVAMQIAAMRPKYLTRDEVPAEVVESERRIAEQTAREENKPEAALPKIVEGRVNAFFKDYVLVEQASVADNKKTVKQVLAEAGIEVTRFLRFEVGQA is encoded by the coding sequence ATGTCCAACTTCACCGCCGCGGACGTCAAGAAGCTCCGCGACCTCACCGGCGCCGGCATGATGGACTGCAAGAAGGCGCTGACCGAGGCCGAGGGCGACTTCGACAAGGCCGTCGAGATCCTGCGCGTCAAGGGCGCCAAGGACGTCGGCAAGCGGGCCGGCCGCACCGCCGCCAACGGTCTCGTCGCGCACTCCGGCCAGGCGCTGCTCGAGCTCAACTGCGAGACGGACTTCGTCGCCAAGAACGACGCCTTCATCGCGCTGGCCCAGCAGCTGGTCGAGCACGGCGAGCGCAGCGGCGTGAGCAACGCCGAGGAGCTGCTCGCCTCCGAGCTGGACGGCCGGACGGTCGCCGACCTGATCCAGGAGCAGTCGGCCAAGATCGGTGAGAAGCTGGTGCTCAACCGCTTCGCCAAGCTCGAGGGCAGCACCGCCGTCTACCTGCACCGCAAGAGCCAGGACCTGCCCCCGGCGGTCGGCGTGCTGGTGCAGTACAGCGGCAAGACCGACGAGGCCGGCGACGCCGACGCCCGCGCGGTCGCGATGCAGATCGCCGCGATGCGGCCGAAGTACCTCACCCGGGACGAGGTGCCGGCCGAGGTCGTCGAGTCCGAGCGGCGCATCGCCGAGCAGACCGCCCGCGAGGAGAACAAGCCCGAGGCGGCGCTGCCGAAGATCGTCGAGGGTCGGGTCAACGCCTTCTTCAAGGACTACGTCCTGGTCGAGCAGGCGTCGGTCGCCGACAACAAGAAGACCGTGAAGCAGGTGCTGGCCGAGGCCGGCATCGAGGTGACCCGCTTCCTGCGGTTCGAGGTCGGCCAGGCCTGA
- the pyrH gene encoding UMP kinase, whose translation MTQVVSDRSLEADDPTAPPPGRARRVVLKLSGEVFGGGAIGVDPDVVQAIARQIATVVRRGVQVSVVVGGGNFFRGAELQKRGMDRARADYMGMLGTVMNCLALQDFLEKEGIETRVQSAITMAQVAEPYIPLRAIRHLEKGRVVIFGAGAGMPYFSTDTVAAQRALEIRADVVLMSKNGVDGVYTADPRVDPTASKFDSITFSEVLRRNLRVADAAAFSLCMENGLPMLVFGAQGDDTIIRAVGGDKIGTLITA comes from the coding sequence ATGACGCAGGTTGTGAGTGACCGGAGCCTGGAGGCTGACGACCCGACGGCGCCGCCGCCCGGGCGGGCCCGCCGGGTGGTGCTGAAGCTCTCCGGTGAGGTCTTCGGCGGCGGCGCGATCGGCGTCGACCCGGACGTCGTACAGGCCATCGCCCGGCAGATCGCCACCGTCGTCCGGCGCGGGGTGCAGGTCTCCGTCGTGGTCGGCGGCGGCAACTTCTTCCGCGGCGCCGAACTGCAGAAGCGCGGCATGGACCGGGCCCGGGCCGACTACATGGGCATGCTCGGCACCGTGATGAACTGCCTCGCCCTGCAGGACTTCCTGGAGAAGGAGGGCATCGAGACGCGCGTGCAGAGCGCGATCACGATGGCCCAGGTCGCGGAGCCGTACATCCCGCTGCGCGCCATCCGGCACCTGGAGAAGGGCCGCGTGGTCATCTTCGGGGCGGGCGCCGGCATGCCGTACTTCTCCACCGACACGGTCGCCGCGCAGCGGGCGCTGGAGATCCGCGCCGACGTGGTGCTGATGAGCAAGAACGGGGTGGACGGCGTCTACACCGCCGATCCCCGGGTCGACCCGACCGCCAGCAAGTTCGACTCGATCACCTTCTCCGAGGTGCTGCGCCGCAACCTCCGGGTGGCCGACGCCGCCGCGTTCAGCCTCTGCATGGAGAACGGGCTGCCGATGCTGGTCTTCGGCGCACAGGGCGACGACACGATCATCCGCGCGGTCGGCGGCGACAAGATCGGTACGCTGATCACCGCCTGA
- the frr gene encoding ribosome recycling factor codes for MIDDTLLEAEEKMERAIEHAKEEFGAIRTGRANAAMFSKVIIDYYGSPTPLPQMASIGVPEPRMVIIKPYDNSQINAMEKAIRDSDLGVNPNNEGNQLRILLPQMTEERRREMIKVARHKGEEAKVAVRNVRRKGKEELDRLVKDGEVGEDEGRRAEKELDDLTQRYVATVDELVKHKEAELLEV; via the coding sequence GTGATCGACGACACCCTCCTCGAGGCCGAGGAGAAGATGGAGCGTGCCATCGAGCACGCCAAGGAGGAGTTCGGCGCCATCCGCACCGGTCGCGCCAACGCCGCCATGTTCTCCAAGGTCATCATCGACTACTACGGCAGCCCGACCCCGCTGCCGCAGATGGCGTCCATCGGTGTGCCCGAGCCGCGGATGGTCATCATCAAGCCGTACGACAACTCGCAGATCAACGCCATGGAGAAGGCGATCCGCGACTCCGACCTCGGCGTGAACCCGAACAACGAGGGCAACCAGCTGCGCATCCTGCTCCCGCAGATGACCGAGGAGCGCCGCCGCGAGATGATCAAGGTGGCCCGGCACAAGGGCGAGGAGGCCAAGGTGGCCGTCCGCAACGTCCGCCGCAAGGGCAAGGAGGAGCTGGACCGCCTCGTCAAGGACGGGGAGGTCGGCGAGGACGAGGGCCGTCGCGCCGAGAAGGAGCTCGACGACCTGACCCAGCGCTACGTCGCCACCGTCGACGAGCTCGTCAAGCACAAGGAAGCCGAGCTGCTCGAGGTCTGA